From one Lolium rigidum isolate FL_2022 chromosome 4, APGP_CSIRO_Lrig_0.1, whole genome shotgun sequence genomic stretch:
- the LOC124647371 gene encoding uncharacterized protein LOC124647371 codes for MENKGSAEVTDVRRPAEEDAASGARCFRRTVGEDATLMESAKDRFRQFKDAPAAEHWVCLKNKVRAASEYAGLMTRQGVSMFGEPKIGSVFQQGSEDHAKKTSPAES; via the coding sequence ATGGAGAACAAGGGATCAGCGGAAGTCACGGACGTGAGGAGGCCGGCGGAGGAGGATGCGGCCTCTGGCGCCAGGTGCTTCCGGAGGACGGTGGGCGAGGACGCGACGTTGATGGAGAGCGCCAAGGACCGGTTCCGGCAGTTCAAGGACGCGCCGGCGGCGGAGCACTGGGTCTGCCTCAAGAACAAGGTCCGCGCCGCCAGCGAGTACGCTGGTCTCATGACCCGCCAGGGCGTCTCCATGTTCGGCGAGCCCAAGATCGGCTCCGTGTTCCAGCAAGGCTCCGAGGATCATGCCAAGAAGACGTCGCCCGCCGAGTCATAG